A window of Falco cherrug isolate bFalChe1 chromosome 11, bFalChe1.pri, whole genome shotgun sequence genomic DNA:
GCCCCAAGCTCTGCCCACTGCGCCCCACGGCCGGCAGAGCTGCTGCGGGGACAGGATGGGGCTGGcatgggggatgctggggagggcACCAGGCACGGGGAGTCTTTTGGtgtggggcagccccacagTCTCTGGTTcactgtccctgccccagccggtgctgggctgggggaaggaTTTGAGGTGGGTGGATGGAAGACGGGGTGGACGAGCGCCTGGGTGTGCCCTGGTTCCTCCGTGGGGACTCAGGGCCCTCCAGTGCACTGGGCAGTGGATAGGAAGGAGATGGGCAGGAGGCTGATTGCCTCTGGGCATGAGCTCATGCCCACCCCGTGTCTCCCCACTGTCTCCACCCCTCTGGTGTTGCCAGTCTTTGGGGGGATGACCCCCTGTGTCACCTGGGGGTGCCCCTTTTACCTGGAGAGTAGGAAGGGGAgatgggggaggtggggagcaggcaCAGGGTGGGAgtcaggcagggatggggatggggtgtgccagcctgctgcagggagaaacGGCCTCACCACACCGAGCACTTGTGCACCGGGTTCATGGGCGAGTTCTTGGGGCAGTGGAAAACCCGTCCAAACTCCTCAAACTGTGAGACGCTGCCTAGGACCCTGccaggaaagagaagggggcAACTCAGAGCTGGGcaccccctgtcccccccaccTCTGTCACGCACACCACTTGGGGCACCTGCCtaccccagcagcaccccatcccctgccccaggcatATCCACCCAAAACCTGCTGGTGCCAGCACCCCAAAGGGTGCCCACCCCACTTTGCATGGCACCACCAGCCGTGGGGAAGGTCAGGCGATACCTGTAGTGCTCTGGGGCGTGCTTGTCCGTCAGCACCTGCAGGTAGATGGACTGGGATCTCCGCTTGATGCACCAGTTCTGCAGGGGAGAAAGGTTCCCGTGGGTGAGCTGGATGGagcactgcagctgccagggTCCATGGGGTCCTGGCACCCCCTGGGGCACAACAGCCATTCTGGCTGCTGGGGGATTAGGGCAGCGATGCTGTTATTGTAGGTCCCCTGCGAGCCTGTGTATGTGGTACAGATGGGTTGGGAGAGCATGGAGGCATATTTGTTGTTGTAGGGTCTCCTGGGGTTGTGAGCTGCTTGGCTGTAGGGTCTCCTAGAAGTTTGGAGTCATGTGCGTTTGTTACTGTGGGTTCTCTGGAGGTGATAGGGGGGACACGTTTGTTATTGTAGGgtccccaggagcagcagggcagcacagagTGCTCCTTGCAGGGCTGAGCCCTCTACCCTGAGCCCAGGACCTGCTGATCAGCTGAGCCCAGCTCCTGGCCATAGGCACCAGGTCCCCCAGGGCAATAACTCCTTCCCTTTGGGCCACCTGCCTCACACCGGGtaaccccccccgccccagcatGTGACACatgtggggagggcaggggcttACCTGGGCAAAGGCAATGAAGAAGAGCTGGTCGTGTGTGTATTTCAGTTGGTGCAGGGGGTGCTCGGGGCCATGCTCTCGCACCCATTTCTGGTAGGCCTGGAGAACAAGGGGTGCCCTCAGCATGGCCTGGGAATCCCCCTAAACCTGCCCCAACCCTCCCCCCCAAACTCCTCAGAAACCAGCAAGCAGGATCATGCCcactccctgctgcagggagcaagatggggctgggggagtgTCTCCTGCCCACTCAGTGGGGATGGCATCAGCAGCCACCCTATGGTCCTGCCAGAGCGATGACACGCCAGGGTGGGTGGACACTTACGTAGTAGGCGAGTTTGAGCCCCCCCATGTCAGCAATGTTCTCCCCCAGCGTGTGTTTGCCATTCACCTGCCAAGAGAGGAGAGACCCCAAGATGGGGTGAGCAGAAATGtcctccccagccaggcaccCCCCCGTCCTCACCCTGGCACCGAGGCTCTGCCTCAGTTGCCCCCACCCATTTCCCAGCTGAGGTGTGATGAGTTGTTGGGTCTcggtgctgggcagggcagagccatgCTCTCCTGCAGGTACCCAGCCCCAGCGACGGAGCGGCGGGGACCCCCCCCATAGGGCAGCATGTGCCGGGGCATTGCCCGGTGGGCGAGGGGGTCTCACCCGCTGGTTGTAGACAGTGAAGTTGTCGTAGAGGTTGACGATACACTGTGCCTTCTTCAGGAACTTGCTGTATGACCGCTCTGTCCACCAGTGCACCAGGTTCCCGTGCCGGTCGTACTGTCCCCCTGCCGAggcaaccaccaccaccagtagTCCCAAGGGACCCCAGCCCACCCACTTCCCACCCTGGTATGAGGTGGGGGGGTCACTCACCCCAGTCGTCGTAGCCATGGGTCAGCTCATGCCCGATAATGGTGCCGATCCCACCATAGTTCAGCGACCTGttgggcagggagcagaggtgCGAGGGTGGAGATCTTGGTGCTGGCAGGGATGGTGGTGACCCCAGGACCTGACACCCCCATACTCTTCCCTGGCACCCCCCAGCCATacccctgtccccagccacataccccagccccagcccctgccctggctcccccCGGccatgccccagccccacactcACTGCGGGAACTGGGGGTCGTAGAGGGTGGGCTGCAGGATGCCAGCAGGGAACACTGGGGACACAGGAGAGCATTGCTGTTGGGGGGGCACCCTGCCCTGTACCCACCCACAGCATTACCTGGTGCCAGGGGACCCTGcgctgtgccccccaccccaggccctcctcacaccccccaccccaggccgAGCCGGGGGGCTGGGCAATGCCTCACCCATCTGGTTCTTGTTGGGCAGGTAGTAGGCGTTCAGCgcctggggaggcagcagccacctGCAGGGAGAGACAGCGGTGCCAGGCTGcgggggcactgggggggggcACGGAAATGTCACCCCCTTGAACAGCTAGGGGAGAGGGGGACATTCCTGGCTTTCCCGGTGCCCTCCCGCCTACACCCTGTGGGGTGCAACCAGGCATGGGGACAGCGGGCATTGGTGGGGCCATGCTCTGCCCTCCATGCCCCCTCTCCCCCTAGGGCATGGGGATACCCACGCAGACTTGTCCACCTCCTGCCGGATCTTCTTCACCGAGAGCCTGATGCTGAAGGCAATGCTGTTGAGGATGTTCTTGAAGTAGGTTTTCTCATCCACCTCAAACTGGGAGGGCACGGCCACATCAGAACGTATGCCAGCCCCAAAAGCCAGCCCTAAGAGcgcagggagcagggctggggtgcccTCCCAGCCCCGTGAGCCGTGGGGACAGAGGCTGTGGGGTTGTGGCTGTGGGCTGGATGTGACAAAAGCGTGTAATGTCCCAAGCTGTGTGCCCACATTGTCAGCTGCATCTCCATCACCTCCGTGGGGTCTCTGGGCCATgtgggcacccccagcccttgcTGAGGATGGGGCTGAACTCTGGTGGGTGCAATGTAGGGAAGGAGATGTCATTCCCGACCCCGGGGATGGTACGGCACTGCCCAGATGGCTGTGACCATGCAAGCGCTGGGCACAAGCTACCAGGAGGTGGCTTGTTTTGTGGTGGCTTCCCCCCATTCTGGTCTCTGCAGACCCTGAAGCAAATGTGGGGACCATCTGCCCCTCCAGGTGCCCACGCCCCCACCTGGTCCTGGGCCACCCCTTGCCTCATACTCCTTGTCAATGGCCTCCGGCTTCAGCAGGAAATCAGGGTACCCAATCATCACCATCATGTATCGAAGCTGCAGGCAAAGTAAGCGGTGGGGTCAGGCCCCCATCCTGTGTGCCCTCAGGCCATGGCAGGGGCAAGGGCCAGCATCCACACTGGGGGCCGCTACCTTGGCCCTGGCCGCTCTCCGTGTCTCCTCATCCATCCAGTCCAGCTCATCCAGGCGCTGGTCCAGTATGTATTTGATGtcctccaccagctgctgcacctGTGGTGGGTCACCGTGGGTGCTGGCATGACATCCTCACCACCCGTCACCCCACCAGACAGCCCTCGGTGGGGTGCTTGGTGGCACTAGGCATCTGGGCAAGGTAGCGGGAGGAACAGTGGCTTCGTGCCCACAGGCAGCATCACCTACCTTGGCTTTGCTGGCGGAGGAGAAGTGCTCCTCGACAAAGAGGGCACCCAGGGCCATGCCGAAGTGCTTGTTGGCCTGGCTCAGGCAGATCTTGCCCAGCTCGAGCTGCTTCTCGTTGCCTTCCATCTCCTTGGAGAGCTCGTGGATGGCATCACGGAAGGGAGTGGAGAGGTGCTCACTCAGCACCACCACAATGCGCCACAGCATGTAGTTATGAAGGATCCTGGTGTCGGGGGGCAAGATCAGGTCCCCTCCCTGGGCATGTCCCCAGGCACACAGGGAGAGTGGGGAGCGTGCACTAGGGTGGGGACACCCCTGCTCAGGGACCAGGCACGGGGGCACGGGGACACGGGGACAGGCTGGCATTGTGTCCCTCCCTGCTGTGTGATGAGTCTGGTGACCTCTAGCTTGGGGGGTGGCCAGGCATGAccagggtgctgtggggctcGCATCTGTCCCTTCACCTAGGAAATTTCTGAGGTCCCTGTGCCCAGCCTGGCCTCCCCAGGATGGGGATGATGGGAAGGGGGAGACCAGCCACAGATGCCCTGTGCCCACCCCCATTACCAaccccctgccaggctggggaaggtgctgggggcacagggggtgCCATCCCCCCTCACCTGCCGGGCGTCACACGGATGAGGTCGGACACCTTGTACATATAGTCAgtggccagcagcaccacctcctcctcctctgagaAGTTGTCATGGAAGATGCGGTCCAGCAAGCGCTTCCACTTGAGCTGCCAGGGCAGGTACCATCAGGGGGGCACAGGGACCCCCTCTCCATGCCAACCTGGAAGGAAGCCCCTCCAAGCTTTCCAGCCTCCCACCACCCCTTCCCACCCAGGAAAGTGCAGAGTGGAGTCATCACCTTCAAGTGGACTTACCCAGTGGGGAAGCAAGGGCATggagcagggggacagggacaagCGTGGGGCACAGGGAGATGGGGGACATGGTGTGGCAGGCTGGGCATCAGGGGTACTCACCGTGGGGGTGATGCgctgcagctctcccagggTCACTTTGTGGTACATGCTGCTGACATCCCTCCGCATATCATCGTACTCAGACACTGTGATCTACGCGGGGCGAGCACAGCTGTCACCATCCTGCTGCCCACCTTGGGGGTGGCAGAGGGATGGGGCACACCTCCAGGGCAAGAGGGACTACTGACCCCGACCCTACCCACTGGAGCCCTGAGGGGGGTCATAGGGTCCCGAAGAGCTTGACACGGAGCCCTCAAGGGCCTGGGGTGGGCTCACAAGGACTGGACATGGCAATCCCCAAGGGCTGGAGTGGTTGTCCCGAAGGCTGTGACTGGGGGTTGTCAAGATGTTGGAGCTGGGATTTCTGAGGATCTACCACATGGTCCTCAAGGGGCTGGGATCCCCAAGGACCAGGCGTGAAGATCCCcgagggctgggaggggaagtTCCCAAGGGGATTGGGATGAGGTCCCTTAGGACCAGGCATGAAGGTCCCCAAAGATCTGCCACTAAGGTGCCAAAGAGCTGGGCAAGGGCACCCCAAAGCCCAGGGTGGGCATCCCCCTCACATTGGCgaggtgctgctccagctgcaggatCTCCTGGGCTTTCTGCTCCACGTGCTCAGCCCCCAGAAGGGTGAGCAGCCGCTCCATGAACACCCGGTAGGCAGCCAGGATCTGTGCCGAGGGAAAGGATGCTGAGTGCCGCTCCACACTGCCTTGCGGgcaccccagcccctggcactTCTGGCAGTGGGGTGGCATCTGTCTGCCACCCCACGCTGGGTGCTGGTCTCTCTCCTGGTATCCCCATAGCATCAGTGTGCCCCCCCTCACCTTCTCACTCTCTTCATCCTGCCCCAGGTAGAGGGTCCGTTCTGGCAGAGTCAGGCCATCCTGGTCAATCTAGGGGGGAGAGATGGGGGCAGTGGGTGATCAGAGGAAgggggggctgtgctgagcaAGGCACCCCTCACCTTCCCCCATATTGCGGGGAGCCCCTGGTGCCCCGGGAGCCATGCAGTGGCAGTGTGGTGGGTCAGCCCCGGGCACGGACAGgtcctgtgcctcagtttccctcctgCTAGAGGATAttggagctgcagcaggcagctgcagggatgagCCACTCTGCATGAGCACCCCCACCCTTCGCACACACtctccctgctgtcctggagctgcagccacagcctctAACACATCACACACCTGAACATGCTTGCACATACGTGTATGCACACATACATCTGTAGCTCACCCCTCACGATGCACACCTAGGCATgctccccccacacacaccctcTAGTttaccccccagccccccatgcacacacgcacacacacccccttccCTTGTCTCTCTGGCTCGCCCCCCgtgtcccaccccaccagtcCCCCCTCCACGCGCACAGCTGCACCCTCacaggcacccccagcccttctGCACCCCCTCCCCTATCACACACCCCCCCCCTTGGTTTCCCACAAAAGCAAAGCCACTCGTACagcccaccccccgccccctccccaccccccggcccgccgcccaccctcacccctcccagccctcGCCCCcatctccccccgccccccgcggcccgccccgcgCACACctgcgcccccgccccgcgcccggccccgtGACACACGCTCCCTCTAGCGCACACACGGGCGGCCCGCAGCGCGGCCcctccgccccggccccgcgcacCCCTCGgtcccaccccacaccccccgccccagcccctacacccccctccccacccccacctctcACAGGGATCTCGGCGGCTCATCCCCACGGCTGTCCCGCCCACGGTGCTTCTGCAGTCCCCAGCGTGCCACCCCCCATGCCCACGtccccccccgccagccccccatGGCCCTGCTGTGCCCACCCCCATGTTCCCTCCGTGCTCACCACCGCGCTCCCCACCATGCCATCgctgtgcctctgctgctgtgccaccACCATGGCCCTCTATGCCCATCACCGTGCCCACCATGGCATCCCCGCTGTGCCATTGCTGTGCCCCCACCGTGCCCACCACCACACTCCTGCACCCACCAAGGGTGCTTGAGGCTTGGGCACTCAGACGAAGCCCACCCATGCCCTGGTAGCACCACAGGGTGAGGGACATGGGCTGGCAGGGGTGGGGAAGGCCAATAAAGCCACGGGCAAACTGGCACCCTGGCCCAGAGCTGCGCAGCTGGCAGGCGTCATCCTGTCACCACCCAGGGTTTGCCCCCAGTGTACAGATGGCAGCCAGAATGCCAAGGTGAGGGGCTTGGCTGCCAGCACTCTGGAGACCCTAGTGCCCTGCTGGactgtccccagctcccaggtGGGCAGCACTGCCTCACTCAGTatgtccccgtgtccccagccctgtcctggAGATGCCACCCTCACCCAGGGCCGGCTGACAGAGGGGTCCAATGCTGGGGAGACAGAGGGGTCCCAGGGACgggggctgtccccagccctgccgcctGCTGCAGCCAAGCAAGTCACACACCAGGCAGGCACCTGGTGCCACCACAGTGAGGACAGTGGCACCAGGTGGGTGTCCCGAGTGCAGGCgggtggctggggtgggggcagccccaggggcagGGTGCCCTCACCCGGATGATGTAGCGGGAGGTGTTCCTCTCATCCAGGCTGACGGTGAGGGAGAAGAGCACGGCAGCACTGTAGACCCCCTGCGTCTTGTAGAGCAGCTCGTTGATGTCCCTGCGGCCTTGGGGGGCATCCCAGCCACCACACTCCCTGATGACCTCCAGCATGGGCCGTGGGCCCAGTCGGTCAATCTCAGCTCGGTCCAGGCATGAGCGGAAAAACTCCTTGACCTTCCTCTCGGCCGAGGCGGGGGCTCGGCGCCGCACGGGGCGGCTCAGCAGCGCCCGCAGCTTGGCCTCGTTCTGCTCGGCAATGGCCCCGATGGTGCCGTACACCAGCTTGTCCTCGGGGATGCCGTGTCGCCGGAGCCAGCCACCACAGGCAAAGGAGTAGAAGTCCTGGCAGGGGTCGATGGTGGCATCCATGTTGGCGCTGAGGAAGCGGGATGCCCGCAGGAAGGCCTTCTTCTCCTGGCACCCCTCCAGGCAGTAGCTGTCCCCTTCAGCCGCCAGGTACTTGAGGACCAACATGCATGTCAAGATGACGCAGAGCCCCGCAGCAAACACCAGCCCTGAAAGCAGACAGACCTCCCGGCGGCTCCAGCGTGGCAGCCCCCCACGGCGTTTCTTGGCTCCGGTGCCCAGCTGGAGGGCGAAGCCGTTGGGCAGGGTGCCGCTCTGGTACTTGCTCACATACTTCACCTCCTGAAACTCGTCGTAGTGGGCTGTCAATGAGTAGGTCTTCTCCATGGCTGGGGCTCCCGGCAGGCAGCACGGGAGTTAGGGGCTCAAGGTAGGCGGGGGGCAGGCTCAGACACCCTACGATTCATACtggagctgtgcctgctgcggggaggtggtggagagTGCCCGGGTGAGTCAGGAAGCTcctggaaaaggcagaggaggtgGTTGAGGGGGGTTTTGGGAGGAGCAAGGAGTAGCGGGGGGGGGGTTGCTTATTGCTGTCATCACCACCTGCATCACCATCCCTGCCTGTGTGC
This region includes:
- the ECEL1 gene encoding endothelin-converting enzyme-like 1 isoform X2, whose protein sequence is MEKTYSLTAHYDEFQEVKYVSKYQSGTLPNGFALQLGTGAKKRRGGLPRWSRREVCLLSGLVFAAGLCVILTCMLVLKYLAAEGDSYCLEGCQEKKAFLRASRFLSANMDATIDPCQDFYSFACGGWLRRHGIPEDKLVYGTIGAIAEQNEAKLRALLSRPVRRRAPASAERKVKEFFRSCLDRAEIDRLGPRPMLEVIRECGGWDAPQGRRDINELLYKTQGVYSAAVLFSLTVSLDERNTSRYIIRIDQDGLTLPERTLYLGQDEESEKILAAYRVFMERLLTLLGAEHVEQKAQEILQLEQHLANITVSEYDDMRRDVSSMYHKVTLGELQRITPTLKWKRLLDRIFHDNFSEEEEVVLLATDYMYKVSDLIRVTPGRILHNYMLWRIVVVLSEHLSTPFRDAIHELSKEMEGNEKQLELGKICLSQANKHFGMALGALFVEEHFSSASKAKVQQLVEDIKYILDQRLDELDWMDEETRRAARAKLRYMMVMIGYPDFLLKPEAIDKEYEFEVDEKTYFKNILNSIAFSIRLSVKKIRQEVDKWLLPPQALNAYYLPNKNQMVFPAGILQPTLYDPQFPQSLNYGGIGTIIGHELTHGYDDWGGQYDRHGNLVHWWTERSYSKFLKKAQCIVNLYDNFTVYNQRVNGKHTLGENIADMGGLKLAYYAYQKWVREHGPEHPLHQLKYTHDQLFFIAFAQNWCIKRRSQSIYLQVLTDKHAPEHYRVLGSVSQFEEFGRVFHCPKNSPMNPVHKCSVW
- the ECEL1 gene encoding endothelin-converting enzyme-like 1 isoform X1; protein product: MEKTYSLTAHYDEFQEVKYVSKYQSGTLPNGFALQLGTGAKKRRGGLPRWSRREVCLLSGLVFAAGLCVILTCMLVLKYLAAEGDSYCLEGCQEKKAFLRASRFLSANMDATIDPCQDFYSFACGGWLRRHGIPEDKLVYGTIGAIAEQNEAKLRALLSRPVRRRAPASAERKVKEFFRSCLDRAEIDRLGPRPMLEVIRECGGWDAPQGRRDINELLYKTQGVYSAAVLFSLTVSLDERNTSRYIIRIDQDGLTLPERTLYLGQDEESEKILAAYRVFMERLLTLLGAEHVEQKAQEILQLEQHLANITVSEYDDMRRDVSSMYHKVTLGELQRITPTLKWKRLLDRIFHDNFSEEEEVVLLATDYMYKVSDLIRVTPGRILHNYMLWRIVVVLSEHLSTPFRDAIHELSKEMEGNEKQLELGKICLSQANKHFGMALGALFVEEHFSSASKAKVQQLVEDIKYILDQRLDELDWMDEETRRAARAKLRYMMVMIGYPDFLLKPEAIDKEYEFEVDEKTYFKNILNSIAFSIRLSVKKIRQEVDKSAWLLPPQALNAYYLPNKNQMVFPAGILQPTLYDPQFPQSLNYGGIGTIIGHELTHGYDDWGGQYDRHGNLVHWWTERSYSKFLKKAQCIVNLYDNFTVYNQRVNGKHTLGENIADMGGLKLAYYAYQKWVREHGPEHPLHQLKYTHDQLFFIAFAQNWCIKRRSQSIYLQVLTDKHAPEHYRVLGSVSQFEEFGRVFHCPKNSPMNPVHKCSVW